A genomic window from Candidatus Zixiibacteriota bacterium includes:
- a CDS encoding TlpA family protein disulfide reductase, translating to MKNIVSIILILAFAGLWISCSGDDPKAEEQVQSHQTSTVDAAKPNVSFQALDLDGISHTADEWIGKKPVVLNFWGTWCPPCRKELPDLIRLYKEYQPKGVEIIGLAVNDTPDKVRKFSRQQGIDWVMLMGSNEVALSFGLRGVPMTIFYDRDGNKVKEFRGLRDYKTLKSGFEAIL from the coding sequence ATGAAAAACATTGTAAGCATTATCTTAATATTGGCTTTCGCCGGATTATGGATATCCTGTAGCGGTGATGATCCCAAAGCTGAGGAGCAGGTGCAGAGCCATCAAACATCGACCGTAGATGCCGCCAAACCGAACGTTTCCTTTCAAGCACTGGACCTTGATGGGATTTCCCACACCGCTGATGAATGGATTGGCAAAAAACCAGTAGTACTGAACTTCTGGGGCACCTGGTGCCCACCTTGTCGCAAAGAACTGCCGGACCTAATCCGTCTGTACAAAGAATACCAGCCAAAAGGTGTGGAGATTATCGGGTTGGCCGTCAACGACACTCCCGACAAAGTGCGTAAATTCTCAAGGCAGCAGGGTATTGATTGGGTCATGCTGATGGGCAGCAATGAGGTCGCTCTCTCGTTCGGTCTTCGTGGCGTGCCAATGACAATCTTCTATGACCGCGACGGTAACAAGGTCAAGGAGTTCCGTGGCCTGCGCGACTACAAAACGCTGAAATCCGGCTTCGAAGCAATATTATAA
- a CDS encoding thioredoxin family protein, protein MTKILRYLVQTTLLLSLATGLAIAQGETDSSMAVTPKGETELYNEIDWILYDTGLVAAKNDEKHVLINFTTSWCGWCKKMEKETFSKPDVIKLVADNFVAIKVDGDSKKELNIDGFKITEKNLAKREYGVRGYPSFCFLNSEGTKLGCFSGYRDKKTMIQYLNYIKNGDYDTTQTQSPEKGSK, encoded by the coding sequence ATGACAAAGATTCTCAGATACCTTGTTCAGACAACACTCCTGCTGTCCCTCGCAACTGGATTAGCCATAGCTCAGGGAGAGACGGATTCCAGCATGGCTGTTACCCCGAAAGGTGAAACCGAGTTATACAATGAGATCGACTGGATTCTCTACGACACTGGTCTGGTCGCGGCCAAAAATGATGAGAAGCATGTTCTTATAAACTTCACGACCTCCTGGTGTGGCTGGTGTAAGAAGATGGAGAAAGAAACTTTCTCAAAGCCGGATGTGATTAAACTGGTCGCCGACAACTTTGTCGCTATCAAAGTTGATGGAGACTCAAAGAAAGAACTCAATATTGATGGGTTCAAAATCACCGAAAAGAATCTCGCAAAACGTGAGTATGGTGTTCGCGGCTACCCCAGTTTCTGCTTCTTAAACTCTGAAGGTACCAAACTGGGATGTTTCAGTGGCTATCGAGACAAAAAAACAATGATACAATATCTTAACTACATCAAAAACGGGGACTACGACACAACCCAAACCCAGTCTCCAGAAAAAGGTAGCAAGTAA